The sequence AACTTCATATTTATTGActtttgatttttcttctttttttacatcagaATAAACTCTGTACAAGCTGATTATGGTTACAGCTCCCCCCGCCCAAAATGCTTCtgtgaaaaataatgatttcTCCAAACTGGTTGCACATCAGTGACATGTCAAAAATTAACtataaatgtgtttctaagaaataaagtttattaaaatgtcagtaaGACTTATAAAACAGAATCCCTAGAATGAAAGAGGTTAATATTCCATTTGCAAAAACAGATTTAACCGATTAAAAATGCTTGACGGGAACGATGTGCTTTAACGTGATTAATTAACCTCCCCATTTCACCTCTGCATTTTCATGAAGCGGCCCACTGTCTGTGAGCATGAAAAATTCTCAGAACGCCGGAAATGGAAGAAGAGAAGCATCCATTATGTGCTGCATTGACAATGACTGGAGATGTTgaatctgcaaaatgttttattattattttaagtaaCATTGTCAACTGGGGTGACATGAAAGTCTGTACTCTGAGTTTGGGAGAAAGTTGCTCATGTTCATAACTATCTGGATTGTACcagagtgttttattttaaagcagaGAGGACACCAAGCATCTCCTCCTTTCACTTTAGTATTCTGACACtgtgacaattaaaaaaaaaacacttcagttgTCTCAATCCATCTCTTCTCAATTATTATAAACAccattaaatattttcattttttcttaacTTGTTTTTGTCTATTTGATTCCTCTTTATCCTTGACACTTATCGTTCTACTCCTCTTTCAGTCCCATTCGTCCTCGTCTCTGTAGGGGTTGTCGTCTCTTGGTGGCTCTTGAAACCTGATGTTTGCCAGCATGTCTCTCATTGCCACCATTAGACGATTCACTTCCTGGTTCAGCTCTTGACCAGCTCGAGCCACTTCCATTTCATCCTCCTGCCTCTGTCCGCCCTTAATAAGGAAAGAGATGtcaataaatatgcaaatgctGAGACTCTAAGCTCTTCAAACTGAGTTTTAACATCGCTGCAGATATCAACACAaagcatttttatgtttttagaaATACCATGCACTGAACATTGAATGCATGTGtcctgaatttaaaaaaaacaaacatcaacagcAGGGTAATCTGGGTTTGTGTTATATAACATACcataatgttgttttcagacatgtAACTCTATTTGAACAGTAAGAAAGAAGAACGCGGTAGTCTTAACTATATTTCTTTTATCCATTTTgtatctcttcctctccataAGTGGATAACACGATCAGGATGGATGGAACTGTCCTGATGGAAACATGCCTTGGGcatgttaattaacattaagTATTTATGGCTGACTGAGGATGTTGTATGTGTGGTTGTACCTGATACATGTATCTTAATGTAGCAGCAGTTGGCTTGTGCTGCAAACTGGCATTGAACTAGAAGACCAAAGATGAGATAGACAGAAATCTTCTACTGTATAGAAAAAAATTGAGGAATATGCATGTGTAGTCTTCACATAACATCCCTTGGGTACACACTGTTCCACATTAGGCACCTCAGCCATCGTAAAATTGTAAACGCCCccttgtttaactttgtttggATATAAGCTCAACATTCTGTGTTTGGTCAGGCACCAGCATCCTTTAACAGCACCAAAGCAGCCTTGAGTCTTTaaactattatattatatattattatatttcaagAACACGTTGATGACATACGTTTTCGTTGGTAGGAAAATAAAACGAGCCCAGTGGAACTAATTCACCTCATATTGCTTTCATACTCGATGCTTGATGCTGTGTGAGTTGCTGTCTGCCAGAGTGTCTTTTTGTTACTACCATTAGGGAGTGCCAAAgtcagacattttcaaatgctACATTTGGTCACTTTTATTAACTACAGAAGGCCTATAATGTAAGTAACGTTGCTGTCAGTCAAAAATGAACACAACAGGTTGCATAAGACTTGTCTTGGAAATGATAATTCTCTGTCTCAGTGTCCTGCCCTACATCAAAAGGTGTTCATCATATGGTCTTTCCATATATTTGTCCTCTTCTACATGATCGTGGCCAAACTACAGTCCATTCTGAGGGAACAAGGGGTGAGCAAATAATGTTTAGTAAATGAGCGGAAAGAGCAAATACTCATTTGTTGCTGAGGACAATATGGAACTTGGGATGACTCAATAACTGCACCGGTTTAATTATATAATACCGCCCCCTACCTAAACAGACCAACATGTTGCCGACATTTGAAGTCGtttcaaataaaattattaCTATAGTTAACTTAGTGAATttctacaaataaaaataaaagatgactgaATAAGTAGCTTCAATGTAACATCCACTTCTGACAAAAAAAgccacttttttcttttaaatgtgcagTCTGTgaaaaaagtacagtaaaatTCCCTGATATCTGCTCTTTTCACTCCATTTCTTGTTGCAGAAATAGGTGCATGCAGTGGCAGGTTTGGGTCTCAAAATTCAGCATCACATGAGGGCTATTGTAATGGTTCAATGTTTTAGTAtaggatgaaaaaaatattttactcaacTAGCACTAAACATATTCCAAACCTTTTGCTCTTATAAATACAGGTAATAATGAAGATTGACAACATCCCACAATAATTATGGGAAAGTAGATTTGATGTTCGACAAAATTAGCCtccaacaaaatatatatacagcagCAGATAGCAAAGCCAAGACAAATAACTTTGCACTTCAtgaatgttgttattgttttgttcttcAGTGACACTGAGAAATGCTGGACAGAATTAACTGAAACAAAGTCATATGCCTTCTTTGATATTTTTCAGTTGTCCCCTTGAGGTGACCATGAGTCTGGGGAGGAAGTGTTTAATCAGTCAAAGATATGTGTTAAGATGTTGGCCCAGATCTTTACCAGTTCATCCCTGGAGGGTCCCTGGAGGCTACTAAGTGGGTGTaactaaatgtgttttattttagaaaGCTCTGAATAGAAATATTCAACATTAAACAGGATTTACTTTGTACTATTTCAATGATTTTTGGATGATAaatggatgatgatgattgtcCCTAAGCAGGAGGAAGTCGATTTATGATCCCATCAGTTGATAATCTTTGAAGTAGGTCAATTCACCGTGAATTAGTGACAGACTCTATGGGCTCACACAAATTATTAGAGAGACTGAATCCGgatgagttttgtttttttttacatgttgttcACATGTTAAAGCTGTTATCAATTTGTGCCTCCACAACCACAAATCACCACGGGTGCTTTCATAGTGTGAGAGGAAGTTTTTCTATTGTTTCCCATATATTCAGCAGCACCAGGAATTTCCCTCCttgttaaaatttaaaaatcactcaaaagtttggacacactttcttattcaagtgaatgggaagatgtgtccaaacttttgactgtatGTGAATTCTTTTAGGGTGTAATTGtcctttaaatatttgaaacaactgaaacatttttttagtcATAGGAGACAACTGTAATTGTGTCTTCTCATAAAactaacacacaaaacattttcatatgtaCATAGCTGTCTCGTCagttttctcattattttgccTGATCCATGCAACTCACCTGAAGGTTGAAATTTGGCAGCAAAGACCGGAAAAACAGCGACAACGTACTCTCATTAGATGCTCCAACATGCTGCctacatgcagacacacacatacagaaatatataagtATGAAGACTAACTGAGGATATAGTGCCTGTTGGTTTATAAATCACAATATCTGCATCACTTTTGACTGTAAAATGGAATTTTATGAGTGCAGATGTGCGGGTCGTCTATTACCTCTCTGGTCGGGTGTAAGATATCACTGAGTCCAGTGGAGGCAGAGGGTCGAAGCCCATCACAGGCTGAGTGGTCACTTCCTGAGGGTGTCAAACAAATAAGTAAGATTGGAGTTGCTTCCTCTGAGGCACATGAATATTCCATAAGTGATCAGCGTGGCACAATCAGCATTTTAACGATACTATGATACTACTGTTAACACCAGATGTGGTTATATCTTTAAGTACATAACACTTCCTCTTAGTGTTCGTTTTGGTACTGTGTGACCATAATTACaattcagagacaaaaaaaactgaaaaatgtgtgATTCATTCAATTTTCAATATAGTTTAGATATTTAAGACCTTATAATAGACTACTCTATTGCCACAATTTTCAGTTTGAATTTCCATGGTTTGCAGAGGGACAGGTGACTTGGAGGACTGGAATATAGCAGCACTGGCTTTGTGTTTGGAGCACTATCTTCTATCATTtccataattttaaaatgtaaatgtatgtgtagaacaaacaacaacacaacagaaaaagttGATTTTTCCACACTtgatttgacagtttgatctttCATCTGgcagtgtttttggtttttaaaagaAGTCACAGAGCACTTGAAGGCTGTATCAAGATAACTGGAACATTTCAATCTTTACAACCCTATTAATGTCCATCACACCTACAGATACTGTATTGCAGAGATTATGGATGTTTTAATGTAGAGGCTGATTGTGTCTTACTAAAGGCAGACTGGAGGTGGCTTCTTTGATCTCAGATAGCAGGACGTGACGATGGATGTTCCGTGGTGCACTCTGGTACCTCTGCTTTCTCCTACAACAGAGTGATGAAGGTGAAAGCTTTGAGAACAGTTATCTCAGTGGAAAACCAAGTAAACTTGGTAACAAATCCATTCCATATCATATTTGATTTCTTCATATGATAGCATGCTTCATTTACTCTTTTtagtttgcttttttattgtCCTTAATTAATGTCTCTATTGCTGACAAAACCAAACTTGTCATCACTGTGGACTTGTGGCAGCAGAGTATCTCATGTCTTACTTGTTTTGTGAGTCCTCCACCAGAGGGTCTTTTGCATCACATCGACGCAGCACCTCCTTCACGCTCTCTTCCAACCAAAGCATTACTGCCGCCTCCTTCCACAGGCTGTAAGTCCTCCCCACATACAGAGCAGTCAGTTCAGCCAGGGCTGGGGGCTGCCTAGAGAGTGAGATGCAGAGAGAAGGTAGATGGATGAGTTTGTAAAGTTAGGGTAGAAgaagtggaggaaaaaaaacaatggaaacacATAATGGATACAAAATGAGGACAAATTTAAAGGCAAGGAAAATATTtgtaacaataatataatgtatttgttCTAGTAAATGGCTATAATAGTACTGACGGATTAATGACATCATGCTACATTAATATAATGGAGTTAatcttcattttaataaatgatgGGTTatacaacacagaaaataaaaagaccGTACTTTACCCTATCTGACTCTTTGGACCAAAGAAGGCATGTGAAGTGACTGATGCATCTGGCTGCACAGTACACAGATCCAACAAAGGCATCAAGactgcagaaaacacatttacagcaagACAAGCAcgtgaaaacacacatttaaaacttCTTAGATCATGATGTGAATGCCAAAAGATCCCTATTATTTTATAGAAATCCTTTTAGTTATTGCCAGACGTGACTGAAGGATAATCACAtctatatattcatattctggtTGTGATATATATCTGACTGTCTAACCTCCAGGGAACATGATGAGAGCGTCCTGCAGCATCTGgtcagctttttttctttgtttgtcgCTTTCTTCAGGATCCATATCTTCCTGCTGACTGAGATGGAAACGGCAGAGTGCAGTGGAGAACGCAAAGTTTGGCAGCTGGGACAGATTTCTGTGCTcctgaaatacaaaaacaaaccgTTTCTGTGTCAGACTGAAAAGTTGCCTAAatcacatgtatacacacacacacacgtgcacgtgCTTTACCTCCCAGTCCTGATATAGCTGGAGGAGAGACTGGTACTCTCTGGAACGCAGCGACAGGAAATCAATGAGTAGCAGCATGCAGAGTGGGTCAGCATCTGTgtccaaactaaaaaaaaaaagaggcagacaAAGATCACAGGAAAAAGATCAATAAAGACtccatttaaaaagattttaaggTCATTTTAAACTCAGTCAGTCTACTCTGACAACTCGTAGCACCAATTGCTACTGACAATGATAGTGAAATAAGTTAATCTTTATGGTTTCCTTTAACACCCACAAGAATGTATTCAATACCATCTGGGCATGTAGTCTGCAATCTGATGATATCGAATACAGTGTGAAAGACaataagagaataaaaatgcaattactGGTTCTTTTCTCTAAAACAGTGTATTGACAGTGCTTTTCCAGATTCTGTTATCAGTTATGTTTCCATTTTAAGCTACGAGTGATTTAATCTCTGCTGGTTGGAGGGGGACAGCCGTCAGCTTTTATTCCCACACTGTTGCTTTACAAAAGGACCAGAGCAAAGATCTCATGAAGTGAGGAAGCAAGAGTTTGATGGAAATCAAAGATAAGCATGATATGTATAGGCTCTAAAGCCCAAGCTATGACAGTTATGGCAGCAGCATGTGGAAGCAGGACTCTTAGTGTGGAGAAAACCTTATGTAAGTGGTCTGTGTACCGCCACGATATGGGAGGTTTTATGTTGTGTACTGACATTTTAACTCTTGCATGGACTGTTTCTGCATCTTATTACCAATCTTAATGtaaatgattttatcatttGTATTATCTTGATCACAAAAATGAGTTTATACTAGCCTATATATAACTATGTCACTGTTTATATAAATAGGTAAATGTGTTCAAATGTATAATACCTGATCATCAATAAAGCAGCACGTATTTGACATATATAATCATGTCATACAACCAACAAAATTGTTACTTTTCACTTCACCCTGAGCCTGAacagacagaatataaaacTAATAGTTTACTGTCTTTGAAGAATATCTTCCAAGTCTGATGACTGCTCTCGGTGGTTACTTAATTCAGGGAAATAAGAGTTCTTTTTGTTTAGCTAGCAAGCCATGTGATCATATGTAACGCTTTTCAATGTGATGACAAAAACAACGGAAGTAGGCACACTACATAGAATAGAGTGTCTAACCGCCACCCTCCTTCATTTTAAGATAATGGGCACAGAGTAGATAAGTAAGTCATAAAGAGATTGGGGATGTATTGACTATAAATGAACTAAAAGCTATAATATTGGTCAACCGTTAAATAGAGAAGCATGTGGGGTTTTTATGTATTCTCTTATAAAAAATTGATTGTTTGCCTTTCACTCTAAAGCACGTCTTTCCCAACgctcctgcttttctttttgtacCTCAGGATCAGTTTGCAGTACTCTAAAGCTGTCCGTGGGCATCCTCTCTTCTCCAGGAACATCATGTGCTTATAAAGAGTCAGATAAAATGCCCTGCAAACACATTAATCAGTCATTTAATTGCAGAGTCCTTGAAAACACAATTTAAGTTACAAATGAGAATCTGGAGTACAACTGATGTCTcacaaaaacaagcaacaagAGAGAAACAACCAACCTGTTTTCTGGCCTGAGATAATCAAGTCGGCAGGTACCTGAAGTCAGACTGAACAAAGGGTGAAAAGCACACTCAAAGCTGTACAAGGCcctttctgaaaaaaaagataaataatcgtcacttttatttatatctacataaacaaaaatataacattttccctgaaacaatGGCACACAGGGTATGGCATAATGTACAGAGATCAGTGGTAATCACAGTCGTACAACATTGCAGGTGCAGGTTGTGTCAGCCATGTTCTCACAGACAATTGCCTCACTAGCAAAGCTTTGCATCCCAAGAGCCAGGACTAAAAACACCTGTCTTATCTCTCTGTCTTATGTTAAAGTTCAACAAATGACATGCTATTAAATTATCCAGAGAATAAGACAAATGCCGTTTGTTAAATTATCCCTCTGGTCATCTACATAAACTTTTTGTAGATGTTCAGTTGAGGAGGGGGCCTGTAATGATAGACCCATTACTGTGCATGGCATAAAGCATGAACTTTTTAACAGtggatgttttgttgattttactATTCACAAAAGCATAAAGACGCCAAGACAACCACAATCTGACAAAAATTGTAAATCTTCAGTTCAATTTCTACGGCACTTTTTACATATcgaatcattgcagctctaatagaaatataaaatcataatgattctgttttaaaactaaaatgcCGAAAATTGTGAGAGCAAAGGCTTACAGTAGATCTTTCATGGGCTCAACATAATTCATCCAAGTCACATCCATCTTTGGAGCAAATTAAGTGATGAATTAATATTAACAAAACGTAACGAAACGTAAAACATATATGTTGTAATAATTGACATTAACTTGGGAAGAATCATCATCAAACTCTTAATACAACAATTAGTATCAGTTTGCCATTAAGCTACATAAAGTATGTACATATGTAACAGTTCCTCTTAAATAGATCCAGGGGGATGCAGTTATGGTGGAGTGTGGTGGACCTGGATGAGGTACTGAAGTTCGCTGCTTATCGATTTGGCATCTGGGTCATCGACACATTTTCACTCCTGTCTTTGGtaagaataaatgttttttttttatagaaagaGCCAATGATCCTCACCAATAAGGTCCCTGGCCATCTCTTGGTCCTCCTGTATGCGGCAGACATCAGAGAGCTGCAGCAAAGAGTCGATGTGGTAGGggttcagctgcagcagagcctacagggagaaaagagagacaatGTGTAAGTATTACGTTTACTGGAGTACAATTCAAGACATGGGTcaaaatttaatataaatgtatgtgaTCTGATCATGTGATTACACAATCTCTGAAACTCTAGATTTGTCAGTATGTTCACATGCACAGACAGGCAGGTCTTCGCTGTGTCAAACCGGGCTATAGCTGTAATGGAAGAACATTGCTATATATAaagaaattccctctttttgttattgtttctctACTGCAGCTTAACAGAGAAACGCTATCCAGAGGAAAAGACAGTGGaaattttatactaaaaagagtgttactttggaagatatcctcTTGATTTtactgactcagactgctgatgcctcatattattttcagataaactttggaatagatttttgcacaaaacaaggagggtgtcccccatcatttaaactgaaattaGGAAGGCAGGAATGACTACAGCAAGCCGTTTCAATGCACACATGGGCACCTGACTACTGGTTTAAGGtggacttgaaaaattgtgaacctatcctttaatggtGTGTCAAATAAATGGTATCTAGTCATTTTTCCAacaatgtacatttacatttgaatgTTTACTTTTAAAAGGAACATTTTACTACTAAATGCAGAAACACATGACTCTCCAGGATAATTTAATGATACTGTATAGTGGTATACTTTTATCAGGTTGGTATGTAAAAACATAGAATATTCAGAATTCATCGGTGTTGGATTCAGTAACACTGCACCATAACAGTGGAATGGATCCAAAATTCACAAATGACCAACAAAAGTACATCAAAGCTTAACATTAAGCTTCACTAAAAAATGTTACGCATTTTTTTACTGCAGTGCTCTTTGGCACTTGTCACTGACTTCTCTCCTGAAGCTGCTCTATATAGTCTTGTACTTCTGACTTTGTATCAAAGAACCAGGATGTTCGTATTATAGTTGTTGAAtgtttgtactgatgattcaatACGATAGTTTCATGCCTATTCAAGAGTTGAAGACACATAATATTATCTATACAAAGTTACATGCCAGGCTTTGCCATCCCTTATCACTCAGCCCTCTCTGAAACtctattacattattttacGCATTCCAGGCAAAGCCAACAATTAGCATGCCTACTTTAATATATTACTACAGACAAACTCAGACAACAAAGCCCACAGCAGAGGATGAACTTTTTACCACAATGTTGTTTGGGTCCATGGACTCGACAGCATCGAGGAACTTGAACTGTACTTGTTGGTAGTCTCGACCGTGCTCGAAGGTAAAATACTGAATGCCATCCTTTGACTGGATTAAGGTCATTGAGATTCCTGCAGAGATGTCAGGCCGAGTTAAGAAAGACAACATGTGGACACAATAGGGTGATACAATGTTAGGATAAATGTAATTCACACTAACAGAATTAAATCTGGAAGACGAGGACCATTACAGAGGCAAGCCCTTGCAATTGTTATCATAGCATAAAAATGTCTAATATGCATTAAGAATTTGAATTACAATACTGATTGTTCCAGTTG comes from Thunnus maccoyii chromosome 1, fThuMac1.1, whole genome shotgun sequence and encodes:
- the tcf25 gene encoding transcription factor 25, which gives rise to MSSRALRRLRGKQRGQEALDFGDLTFGDSPEEEEEQQLDTASVSPPSNSNGNSRKAKKNKAQKNFSNIYELICDADKEAEKISPDEDAEKPDGNKTSGTGRNDNKDVERSSQKQEEVSTKSLSGDRVKKKKKKKKTKVTSEDGQCQNAAPDDNIDLLLESLEQSSGQGLQNEDCGGSDRRSVLHVEHRNLNPETELKRYFGARAVLGNQRPRQRNRQFHRSTWMTSPKDSWPRFSRPGISMTLIQSKDGIQYFTFEHGRDYQQVQFKFLDAVESMDPNNIVALLQLNPYHIDSLLQLSDVCRIQEDQEMARDLIERALYSFECAFHPLFSLTSGTCRLDYLRPENRAFYLTLYKHMMFLEKRGCPRTALEYCKLILSLDTDADPLCMLLLIDFLSLRSREYQSLLQLYQDWEEHRNLSQLPNFAFSTALCRFHLSQQEDMDPEESDKQRKKADQMLQDALIMFPGVLMPLLDLCTVQPDASVTSHAFFGPKSQIGQPPALAELTALYVGRTYSLWKEAAVMLWLEESVKEVLRRCDAKDPLVEDSQNKRKQRYQSAPRNIHRHVLLSEIKEATSSLPLEVTTQPVMGFDPLPPLDSVISYTRPERQHVGASNESTLSLFFRSLLPNFNLQGGQRQEDEMEVARAGQELNQEVNRLMVAMRDMLANIRFQEPPRDDNPYRDEDEWD